The Hahella sp. HNIBRBA332 genome window below encodes:
- a CDS encoding mechanosensitive ion channel family protein codes for MDIIEFEKAVDIVWSSIQEWAETALANLPSAIVALVFFFLFLYIAKALSNLTRRVLTRSLDSVEVANLLSTIVHIVLVAIGVFVSLGFVGLQGTVTSLLAGAGIIGLALGFAFQDLTENFIAGIFMGVRKPFRVGDIVATADIMGTVEAINLRNTHILTFSGQRVILPNKAVFTNKLTNYSITRQRRLEIQVGISYADDIDKAAKVITKAIDALNFNRNGTETQVFATGFGDSSINLVVWYWIDYPTGKVDFMTAQHKGVVAVKKALDEADILIPFPIRTLDFAAKGGLQLDQIISARTEEMESSAA; via the coding sequence CAACCTGCCCAGCGCCATCGTCGCCCTGGTGTTTTTCTTCCTGTTTCTATACATCGCCAAAGCCCTATCCAACCTGACCCGACGGGTGCTGACGCGTTCATTGGACTCAGTGGAAGTGGCCAATCTGCTTTCCACCATCGTGCATATTGTATTGGTTGCGATCGGCGTCTTCGTCTCACTGGGCTTTGTAGGATTGCAGGGCACTGTCACCTCGCTCCTCGCCGGGGCCGGGATCATTGGTCTGGCGCTGGGTTTTGCGTTTCAGGACCTCACCGAGAACTTTATCGCCGGGATATTTATGGGCGTTCGCAAGCCATTTCGGGTGGGAGATATTGTGGCGACCGCAGATATTATGGGAACCGTAGAGGCGATTAATCTGCGTAATACCCATATCCTGACGTTTTCAGGGCAAAGGGTCATTCTTCCTAATAAAGCCGTATTCACCAACAAACTGACAAACTACTCCATCACCCGTCAACGCCGCCTCGAAATCCAGGTCGGCATTTCTTACGCCGACGACATCGACAAAGCCGCCAAAGTCATCACCAAAGCCATCGACGCTCTGAATTTCAACCGTAACGGCACGGAAACCCAGGTATTCGCCACCGGGTTCGGCGACAGCAGCATCAATTTAGTCGTGTGGTATTGGATCGATTATCCCACCGGAAAAGTGGACTTCATGACCGCCCAGCACAAAGGCGTCGTAGCGGTGAAGAAAGCGCTGGACGAAGCCGATATCCTCATCCCCTTCCCGATCCGCACACTGGATTTTGCGGCGAAAGGCGGCTTGCAGCTTGATCAGATCATCAGCGCTCGCACTGAAGAGATGGAGTCCTCGGCGGCTTAA
- a CDS encoding ABC transporter substrate-binding protein, protein MLVVCLALFRVAEAAERQVVLAATEYPPYYGEHLESKGFITEIIFTAFQRVGYDVEVKFLPWKRAYGMAQAGDFDGVYTGWYRKNREQWFEYSDPLPANELGFYALKERHISYDALIDLQPYKIGVVRGYVNPPEFEQARLDTIEVTEDRQNLLSLSRGWIDLVLIDKFMGQYIINTEFPDSANKFIWLDPPIKVENQYLMFSRKTKNFMKTSQDFNHGLKQLAQEGKIDAIISKHRLLWVTSKRE, encoded by the coding sequence GTGCTAGTAGTCTGTCTTGCTTTATTCCGCGTCGCTGAAGCGGCGGAGCGCCAAGTGGTGCTGGCCGCGACCGAGTACCCTCCTTATTACGGTGAGCATTTAGAGAGTAAGGGGTTTATTACGGAGATTATCTTCACCGCCTTTCAACGAGTCGGGTATGACGTGGAAGTGAAGTTTTTACCCTGGAAAAGGGCGTATGGTATGGCGCAGGCGGGGGATTTTGATGGGGTCTACACTGGGTGGTATCGAAAAAACAGGGAGCAGTGGTTTGAGTATTCAGACCCTCTTCCAGCTAACGAACTAGGCTTTTACGCACTGAAAGAGCGTCATATTTCCTATGACGCACTGATTGATTTACAGCCATACAAAATTGGCGTGGTGCGGGGCTATGTGAATCCCCCTGAGTTTGAACAGGCCAGATTGGATACCATAGAGGTCACCGAAGATCGCCAGAATCTTCTTAGCCTCTCCCGCGGCTGGATTGATCTTGTGCTGATTGATAAGTTTATGGGGCAGTATATTATCAACACGGAATTTCCCGACTCCGCCAACAAGTTCATCTGGCTCGACCCTCCGATCAAAGTGGAAAATCAATACCTGATGTTCTCCAGGAAAACGAAGAACTTTATGAAAACCTCCCAAGACTTCAATCACGGCTTAAAGCAATTGGCGCAAGAAGGTAAGATTGATGCGATTATTTCCAAGCACCGTTTGCTCTGGGTAACCTCAAAAAGAGAGTGA
- a CDS encoding BON domain-containing protein: MKTPKTFTKKPAYAALIAATLAGAMTVAPAYAAGDKVKTEETVSQQAEEMSADAKKYFKDGWTEGKIETAILFNENLSAFEIDASVNGSNATLVGTVSSEVEKELAEQITLSVEGVKDVDNQLQVASTPAKKENADNESFKSSVADATITAKVKMKLLANESVAGLDIDVDTEGRVVTLNGAVDSEAEKDLAEKLASNVDNVDSVKNKLMIN; encoded by the coding sequence ATGAAGACGCCAAAAACTTTTACGAAGAAACCTGCTTATGCTGCTCTTATTGCTGCGACCCTGGCTGGCGCGATGACCGTGGCCCCCGCTTACGCAGCTGGCGATAAAGTTAAAACGGAAGAGACTGTTAGTCAGCAAGCGGAAGAGATGAGTGCAGATGCGAAGAAATATTTCAAGGACGGTTGGACTGAAGGCAAGATTGAAACCGCCATTTTGTTCAACGAGAACCTGAGCGCGTTCGAAATTGACGCATCCGTAAACGGCTCCAACGCGACCCTGGTGGGAACAGTCAGTTCAGAGGTGGAGAAAGAGCTGGCGGAACAGATCACCCTGAGCGTAGAAGGCGTCAAGGATGTGGATAACCAGTTGCAGGTAGCCTCCACACCGGCCAAGAAGGAAAACGCGGATAACGAGAGTTTTAAAAGCTCCGTGGCTGACGCCACTATTACCGCTAAGGTAAAAATGAAGCTACTGGCCAACGAGTCGGTCGCCGGTCTTGATATAGATGTAGATACAGAGGGCCGCGTGGTAACGCTGAATGGCGCGGTGGATTCAGAGGCTGAGAAGGACCTTGCCGAGAAACTCGCCAGCAATGTCGACAATGTGGATTCCGTTAAAAACAAGTTGATGATCAACTAA